A single genomic interval of Nitratidesulfovibrio sp. SRB-5 harbors:
- the rfbB gene encoding dTDP-glucose 4,6-dehydratase, producing MRLLVTGGCGFIGTNFVRLVIDRRPDVTVVNLDKLTYAGNPLNLADVEKTHGGTRYFFEHADIADADAVRRILAQHRIDAVVNFAAETHVDRSIDDPAPFVVTNVLGTQTLLTAAREAGVTRFVHVSTDEVYGTLGPEGRFTESTPLAPNSPYSASKAAGDLMARAWFETYGYPVVITRCSNNYGPYQFPEKLIPLMIGRAGRDETLPVYGDGMNVRDWIHVDDHCRGVLLALEKGRPGAVYNFGGAAERPNIEVVRAILRLVGKPESLIRHVTDRPGHDRRYAMDFSLAARELGYAPEYDFERGLAETVAWYRNNAAWLESVASGAYREFMQRWYGERL from the coding sequence ATGCGCCTACTCGTCACGGGCGGTTGCGGCTTCATCGGCACCAACTTCGTCCGTCTCGTCATCGACCGCCGCCCCGACGTCACGGTGGTCAACCTCGACAAGCTGACCTACGCGGGCAACCCGCTGAACCTCGCCGACGTGGAGAAGACCCACGGCGGCACCCGCTATTTCTTCGAGCACGCCGACATCGCCGATGCGGACGCGGTGCGCCGCATCCTTGCGCAGCACCGCATCGACGCGGTGGTCAACTTCGCGGCGGAAACCCACGTGGACCGCTCCATCGACGACCCCGCGCCCTTCGTGGTCACCAACGTGCTGGGCACGCAGACCCTGCTCACCGCCGCGCGCGAAGCCGGGGTTACCCGCTTCGTCCACGTTTCCACCGACGAGGTGTACGGCACCCTGGGGCCGGAGGGCCGCTTCACCGAATCCACCCCGCTGGCCCCCAACAGCCCCTACTCCGCCTCCAAGGCCGCGGGCGACCTGATGGCCCGCGCCTGGTTCGAGACGTACGGCTACCCGGTGGTCATCACCCGCTGCTCCAACAACTACGGCCCCTACCAGTTTCCCGAAAAGCTCATTCCGCTGATGATCGGCCGGGCCGGACGCGATGAAACCCTGCCCGTCTACGGCGACGGCATGAACGTGCGCGACTGGATCCACGTGGACGACCACTGCCGTGGCGTACTGCTGGCGCTGGAAAAGGGCCGCCCCGGCGCTGTCTACAACTTCGGCGGCGCGGCGGAACGTCCCAACATAGAGGTGGTGCGCGCCATCCTGCGCCTGGTGGGCAAGCCGGAAAGCCTGATCCGCCACGTTACCGACCGCCCCGGCCACGACCGCCGCTACGCCATGGACTTTTCGCTGGCGGCGCGGGAACTTGGCTACGCGCCGGAATACGACTTCGAGCGGGGTCTGGCCGAAACCGTGGCCTGGTACCGGAACAACGCGGCATGGCTTGAAAGCGTGGCCTCGGGGGCGTACAGGGAATTCATGCAACGCTGGTACGGAGAACGACTGTGA
- a CDS encoding sirohydrochlorin cobaltochelatase: protein MKKGILLAAFGSGTPQGQSTLRLFDERVRALFPGVPVRWAFTSVVMRNRLAAARKKTDSVQKALRKMWFEKYTHVAVQSLHSIPGAEYADLLADVEDMRGGGGIRSVGGEGIRPDGEGGISPDGFVRATVGAPLLDSDDDIRRATAALLNHLPPERTPGEACVFMGHGTWHEGESRYGVLSAQVRERDPLVHIGTMDGDCTIGDILPRLAEAGVRRVWLLPLLSVVGRHAMLDMAGDAPDSWRSRIVAAGMECVPVLRGTAEYGGFVDIWLDHLGVALRALDADGDTDGDGVAR from the coding sequence ATGAAGAAAGGCATCCTTCTCGCCGCGTTCGGCTCCGGCACCCCGCAGGGGCAGTCCACCCTTCGTCTGTTCGACGAACGGGTGCGCGCGCTATTTCCCGGCGTGCCGGTGCGCTGGGCGTTCACCTCCGTCGTCATGCGCAACCGGCTGGCGGCGGCCCGCAAGAAGACCGATTCCGTCCAGAAGGCCCTGCGAAAGATGTGGTTCGAAAAGTATACGCATGTCGCGGTCCAGTCGCTGCATTCCATTCCCGGCGCGGAATATGCCGACCTGCTGGCCGACGTGGAGGACATGCGCGGTGGGGGCGGCATCCGGTCGGTCGGGGGCGAGGGCATCCGGCCAGACGGAGAGGGCGGCATCAGCCCGGACGGCTTCGTGCGGGCCACCGTGGGCGCGCCCCTGCTGGATTCCGACGACGACATCCGCCGCGCCACCGCCGCCCTGCTGAACCACCTGCCGCCGGAGCGCACCCCCGGCGAGGCCTGCGTGTTCATGGGGCACGGCACCTGGCACGAGGGCGAATCGCGCTACGGGGTGCTGTCCGCCCAGGTGCGCGAGCGCGACCCGCTGGTGCACATCGGCACCATGGACGGAGACTGCACCATCGGCGACATCCTGCCCCGCCTGGCGGAGGCCGGGGTGCGCCGGGTGTGGCTGCTGCCGCTGCTCTCGGTGGTGGGGCGGCACGCCATGCTGGACATGGCCGGTGATGCGCCGGATTCGTGGCGGTCGCGCATCGTGGCGGCGGGCATGGAATGCGTGCCCGTGCTGCGCGGCACGGCGGAATACGGCGGCTTCGTGGACATCTGGCTGGACCATCTGGGCGTGGCCCTGCGCGCGCTCGACGCGGACGGGGACACGGACGGGGACGGGGTAGCCCGATAG
- a CDS encoding twin-arginine translocase TatA/TatE family subunit produces MFGIGIQELLVVLVLVLLVFGANKLPEIGGGLGRAIRNFKRATSEPDEIDITPGKKNGKTDKDDKQA; encoded by the coding sequence ATGTTCGGTATCGGCATTCAGGAATTGTTGGTCGTTCTCGTTCTGGTCCTGCTGGTATTCGGGGCCAACAAGCTGCCCGAAATCGGCGGCGGGCTCGGGCGTGCCATCCGGAACTTCAAGCGGGCCACCAGCGAGCCCGATGAAATCGACATCACTCCGGGCAAGAAGAACGGCAAGACCGACAAGGACGACAAGCAGGCATAA
- a CDS encoding FAD-dependent oxidoreductase produces MRRIVVIGSGVGAGKLAARVKRLLPGCEVNMIMPEAEGDGTGHGGPFSAHIAGRRASRVLLAAREVGVLDAAELSVDLDANTVITGSSRGRLAVRYDQLALEIDATPRIPRALRGAPNVFAWPCADATGLDGLLAERVAAGACRAVVVGQGAEALEALRLARAAGATPVWVRTRAAAGDAANAVDADMWRHAARMARRNGVETVNWTGVAMERMGALPAEGGGFAALVAVGPDRAEGGGGSDLRVEGDLFIWTSPMVVQNPALTLDGISLDDTGRIDVDGCLRTGAPGVYVFGTGAGVERMAPDGNVERAAAVPAEVPGLIRALADHLASIDGSGASVAPARGVAACPAGDLAAELARPDASAIEGVSAEQAADLAAGLAAALGDCPCRLPALGTVHGEGPGVTVSAVGLGSAACVRAEVETEFSVYATPAVEGGSARDDDDAAAWGGLPAGHAVKLLAAKSGGALLGAQVVGRDAELCAAVVSAASLALRAGMRVADLAQAELPGGAGELLRRAAAVLSNKLAGRYFGITSDEFIASREAGAEFFTLDLRSAPDWRAGHVPDAYNIPHTQLRKRLQDEVPRFTPIVLVAATSDAAWSVACMLGGLGATDLYVLDGGMAFWPHALEKA; encoded by the coding sequence ATGCGACGCATCGTTGTCATAGGTTCCGGTGTGGGGGCGGGCAAGCTTGCCGCGCGCGTCAAGCGGCTGTTGCCGGGGTGCGAGGTGAACATGATCATGCCCGAGGCAGAGGGTGACGGCACCGGGCACGGCGGGCCGTTTTCCGCGCACATTGCGGGGCGGCGCGCCTCGCGCGTGCTGCTGGCCGCCCGCGAGGTGGGTGTGCTGGATGCCGCCGAACTTTCCGTCGATCTTGACGCCAACACCGTGATCACCGGATCCAGCCGGGGGCGGCTGGCCGTGCGCTACGACCAGCTGGCCCTGGAAATCGACGCCACCCCGCGCATTCCCCGCGCCCTGCGCGGCGCGCCCAACGTGTTCGCCTGGCCCTGCGCCGACGCCACGGGCCTTGACGGCCTGCTGGCCGAACGAGTGGCCGCCGGGGCCTGCCGCGCCGTGGTGGTGGGGCAGGGGGCCGAGGCGCTGGAAGCCCTGCGCCTTGCCCGCGCTGCCGGGGCCACCCCGGTGTGGGTGCGCACCCGCGCCGCCGCTGGTGATGCCGCCAACGCCGTGGACGCGGACATGTGGCGCCACGCGGCGCGCATGGCCCGCCGCAACGGTGTGGAAACGGTGAACTGGACCGGCGTGGCCATGGAACGCATGGGCGCGCTGCCCGCCGAAGGCGGCGGTTTTGCCGCGCTGGTGGCCGTCGGCCCCGACCGTGCAGAAGGGGGAGGCGGTTCCGACCTGCGCGTGGAAGGCGACCTGTTCATCTGGACCAGCCCCATGGTGGTGCAGAATCCGGCCCTGACCCTGGACGGCATCAGCCTTGACGACACCGGCCGCATCGACGTGGACGGCTGCCTGCGCACCGGCGCGCCCGGCGTGTACGTGTTCGGTACCGGTGCCGGCGTCGAGCGCATGGCCCCGGACGGCAACGTGGAGCGGGCCGCTGCCGTTCCCGCGGAAGTGCCGGGCCTTATCCGCGCCCTGGCCGACCATCTTGCCTCCATCGACGGCAGCGGCGCCAGCGTGGCCCCCGCGCGCGGCGTGGCTGCCTGCCCGGCTGGTGACCTGGCGGCGGAACTGGCCCGGCCCGATGCTTCGGCCATCGAAGGTGTGTCCGCTGAACAGGCTGCCGATCTGGCCGCCGGTCTGGCCGCCGCGCTGGGCGACTGCCCCTGCCGCCTGCCCGCCCTGGGCACCGTGCACGGCGAAGGCCCCGGCGTCACCGTGTCCGCCGTGGGGCTGGGCTCCGCCGCTTGCGTCAGGGCCGAAGTGGAAACGGAGTTTTCCGTCTACGCAACCCCTGCCGTCGAAGGCGGTTCCGCACGTGACGACGACGATGCCGCCGCCTGGGGCGGTCTGCCCGCCGGGCATGCCGTGAAGCTGCTGGCCGCCAAGTCCGGCGGTGCGCTGCTGGGCGCGCAGGTGGTTGGGCGCGACGCGGAACTGTGCGCCGCCGTGGTGTCCGCCGCGTCGCTTGCGCTGCGCGCGGGCATGCGCGTGGCCGACCTGGCCCAGGCGGAACTGCCCGGCGGGGCCGGTGAACTGCTGCGCCGCGCGGCGGCCGTGCTGTCCAACAAGCTGGCGGGCCGGTACTTCGGCATCACCTCCGACGAATTCATCGCCTCGCGTGAGGCCGGAGCGGAGTTCTTCACCCTGGACCTGCGCAGCGCGCCCGACTGGCGCGCTGGTCACGTGCCCGATGCGTACAACATCCCGCACACCCAGTTGCGCAAGCGGTTGCAGGACGAAGTGCCGCGCTTCACCCCCATCGTGCTGGTGGCCGCCACATCGGACGCGGCGTGGAGCGTTGCCTGCATGCTGGGCGGCCTGGGGGCCACCGACCTCTACGTGCTGGACGGCGGCATGGCCTTCTGGCCCCACGCGCTGGAGAAGGCATGA
- a CDS encoding HAD family hydrolase, with protein sequence MYPTVHRLQQLFPKGLKGIIFDCDGVLFDSRASNIQYYNLILDALGQPPMSRQDEDYTHMASVGQSLARIVPPALMPGLPEARKRIVYRRDILPLLEPEPGLLELLRWLRDAGFRRGICTNRTTTMEYVLDHFGMTELFFPVMTASRVRAKPHPEGICATLDAWGLARDEVAFMGDTIADEETARMAGVCFWAYRSPSLSARLHLDDFWALRRVLAEYVRHEQDERQYGRQDERQYGRQDGRQGAGKTLQGAASGCFHR encoded by the coding sequence GTGTATCCAACGGTTCATCGTCTTCAGCAGCTGTTCCCCAAGGGTCTCAAGGGCATCATCTTCGATTGCGACGGCGTGCTGTTCGACTCGCGCGCGTCCAACATCCAGTACTACAACCTCATCCTTGATGCGCTGGGCCAGCCGCCCATGTCGCGACAGGACGAGGACTACACCCACATGGCCTCGGTGGGGCAGTCGCTGGCGCGCATCGTGCCGCCCGCGCTCATGCCCGGGCTGCCGGAGGCGCGCAAGCGCATCGTCTACCGGCGCGACATCCTGCCCCTGCTGGAGCCGGAGCCGGGCCTGCTGGAACTGTTGCGCTGGCTGCGCGATGCGGGCTTTCGCCGGGGCATCTGCACTAACCGCACCACCACCATGGAATACGTGCTCGACCACTTCGGCATGACCGAGCTGTTCTTTCCGGTCATGACGGCGTCGCGCGTGCGGGCCAAACCCCACCCGGAAGGCATCTGCGCCACCCTGGACGCCTGGGGCCTTGCCCGCGACGAGGTGGCCTTCATGGGCGACACCATCGCCGACGAGGAAACCGCCCGCATGGCCGGGGTGTGCTTTTGGGCCTACCGCAGCCCGTCACTTTCCGCGCGGCTGCACCTGGACGACTTCTGGGCGCTGCGCCGGGTACTGGCGGAATACGTCAGGCACGAGCAGGACGAGCGGCAGTACGGGCGGCAGGACGAACGGCAGTACGGGCGGCAGGACGGGAGGCAGGGCGCGGGCAAGACGCTGCAAGGCGCCGCGTCCGGTTGTTTCCACCGCTAG
- a CDS encoding YggT family protein produces the protein MFVFSNLIFGVARVLDAVLNLYFWIVIVSAVLSWVNPDPYNPIVRILRNLTEPVFYRVRKWIPFTYLGGLDLSPVVVLLAIQFINAVLVQSLYQFAVTMR, from the coding sequence ATGTTCGTTTTCTCGAATCTCATTTTCGGCGTGGCGCGCGTGCTGGATGCCGTGCTGAACCTGTATTTCTGGATCGTCATCGTTTCGGCGGTTCTCTCGTGGGTCAACCCGGATCCCTACAATCCCATCGTGCGCATTCTGCGCAACCTGACGGAACCGGTGTTCTACCGGGTCCGCAAGTGGATTCCGTTCACCTACCTGGGGGGGCTGGACCTGTCCCCGGTGGTGGTGCTGCTGGCCATCCAGTTCATCAACGCCGTGCTTGTCCAGTCGTTGTACCAGTTCGCCGTCACCATGCGATAG